DNA sequence from the Sneathiella sp. P13V-1 genome:
AAAACGAAATTACCGACAAGCAATATATCAACCAATCTGCTGTTCTGGAGAACCGGGCGCAACTCGTAGAACGGCTATTTAACAGCACTGACAGTGATGATGTGCTTCATTTCTAAATAATGGAATTAAAGTAAATGACTGAAATGAACAAACAATGGCTTCTGAAATCCCGCCCAGTAGGCGAACCTACTCTTGATAACTGGGAGTTTGTCGAAACACCAGTTCCTACACCAGGTGAAGGTGAGATGCTGCTGAAGACAATCTATATGTCTTTGGATCCTTACATGCGCGGTCGCATGAATGCGAGCAAAAGCTACGCGGCGAGCGCTGAAATTGGCGAGCCAATGAGTGGTACTGGTGTTTCTGTCGTCGTTAAAAGCAACAACGACAAATTCAGAGAAGGGGACTATGTGGTTTCTCATACTTTGTGGCAGTCCCACTCCATTTCCAATGGTCAAGGTGTCATGAAAGTGGATCCAGCCAATGCGCCAATTTCTACAGGTGTAGGTATTCTGGGGATGCCAGGATTGACCGCTTATGTTGGTCTTTTGGATATCGGTCAGCCAAAAGAAGGTGAGACAGTTGTGGTTTCAGCAGCGTCCGGTGCTGTTGGCTCCATCGTAAGCCAGATTGCGAAACTTAAAGGATGCCGTGTTGTTGGTGTGGCTGGTTCTGACGACAAATGTAGATATGTTGAAGAAGAACTGGGGGCGGATGTCTGCGTAAATTACAAAGACGACGACTTCGAAGCCAAACTTGAAGCCGCGTGCCCGAACGGTATCGACGTATATTTTGAAAATGTGGGCGGTCGCGTGTTTGACGCGGTATTTCCATTGATGAATGACTTCGCCCGTATTCCGCTTTGTGGCCGTATCGCTAACTACAACATGACAGGCGATCCAGACGGTCCGAACAAGCTTCCAGCCTTTTTTGGATCCATGCTCGTTAAACGAATTCTTCTAAAGGGTTTCATAAGTTTTGATCACTATGATCGCTTCCCGGATGTGGTTCGGGATCTTGGAAACTGGATCAGAACCGGTGAAGTTAAGTATAAAGAAGACATCGTACAGGGTATTGAAAACGCTCCAGAAGCGTTTCTCGGTTTGTTGAAAGGTAAGAATTTTGGAAAGCTGCTTGTGCAGGTTTCTGATGATCCAACTCGGGGTTAACACCCCTCCAAAAACAGTCAAACCTTGGAAGGATTTATTGAATGACTGCTATTACGGAAAAAGTAAGTTACGAAGCAGAGGGTGATGTTGGTGTGATCACGGTGGATAACCCACCGGTAAATGCCCTTGCCGCTGCTGTGCGTGCCGGTATCAAAGGTGGTATCGAAGCTGCCAACGCGGATGATAGTGTTAGCTCCATTGTACTTGTATGTGCAGGACGTACCTTCATCGCGGGCGCTGATATCACCGAATTTGGTAAGCCACCTCAAGAGCCTAACTTGAACGCGGTGATCTCTGCGATTGAAGAAAGCTCTAAGCCCGTTGTTGCGGCAATCCACGGTACTGCGCTTGGTGGTGGACTGGAAACAGCACTTGGTTGTCATTATCGCGTCTGTAGCCCAGCGGCGCAAGTTGGCCTGCCAGAAGTTAAACTTGGTATTTTACCAGGTGCAGGTGGCACGCAGCGTCTGCCACGTGTTGTTGGCGTTCCAATGGCATTGCAGATGATCACAAGCGGGGCGCCAATTAAAGCGCAGAAAGCACTTGAAGTTGGTCTGGTAAGTGAAATTGTCGATGGTGACCTTAAAGAAGGTGCCATTGCATTTGCTAAATCTGTCGTTGCAGAAGGTCGTCCGCTGGTGAAAATCAGTGAACAGAATGACAAGTTGCAAGAAGCAAAAGACAATCCTGCAATCTTTGATGATTTCCGTAAATCTATCGCCCGCCGCACACGTGGTTTCCAGGCTCCTGAAAACTGCATCAAGGCAATTGAAGGCGCTGTGAAACTTCCTTTCCCAGAAGGATTGAAGCGTGAACGTGAGTTGTTCATGGAACTGATGACCGGTGAGCAATCCATCAGTCAACGTTACATGTTCTTCGCAGAACGTCAGGCTATGAAGATCCCTGATGTGCCACGTGAGACCAAAACTTTTGATATCAATTCTTGTGGTATCATTGGTGCGGGCACCATGGGCGGCGGTATCGCCATGAACTTCCTTCAGGCTGGTATTCCAGTAACCATTGTTGAAACTTCTCAGGAAGGTTTGGATAAAGGCCTTGAAATCATCCGCAAAAACTATGCGGCAACCGTTTCAAAAGGCCGCATGAGCCAAGCCGCCATGGATCAATGCATGGGGCTTCTGACAGGGACTACGAACCTGGAAGATGTTGCGGATGTAGATATCGTAATCGAAGCCATCTTCGAAAATATGGAAGTGAAAAAAGAGCTGTTCGAGAAACTGGACGGTATCTGTAAAGACGGTGCCATTTTGGCAACCAATACTTCTACATTGGACATTGATGAAATCGGCAGCGTCACCAAACGTCCTGAATTTGTTATCGGTCTGCACTTCTTTAGCCCAGCGAACGTTATGCGTCTGTTGGAAGAAGTGCGTACCAAGAAGACAAGTAAGGAAGTTATGGCAACCTGTATGAACCTTGCAAAACGCATTGGTAAGGTTCCGGCCATGGTTGGTGTATGTGAAGGTTTTGTGGGTAACCGTATCCTTCACCGTCGTTCCGAACAGGCAACAGCCCTGATTATGGAAGGTGCACTGCCACAAGATGTGGACCGCGTTCTGTTTGATTTTGGTCTTCCAATGGGTCCATTTGCCATGTCTGACTTGGCAGGTAATGATGTTGGATGGCGTATCCGCCAAGGTAAGGGGGAGACAAGCCCTGTTGCTGACAAGATCTGTGAAATGGGTCGTTTTGGTCAGAAAACCGGTTCCGGTTATTACCTTTATGAAGAGGGGAGCCGTACACCGAAGCCTGATCCTGTTGTGGAAGAAATCATTGTCAATGCTTCAAAAGAAGCTGGCATTGAACGCCGCGAGATTTCTGATGAAGAAATTCTGGAACGCTGCATTTATCCAATGATCAATGAAGGCGCTAAAATCCTTGAAGAAGGTATTGCGGCCCGTCCAAGTGACATTGATGTGATCTGGGTTTACGGCTATGGCTGGCCTGTATATCGCGGTGGCCCTATGCGCTATGGCGACGCAACTGGCCTTCAGAAAGTTTATGACAAACTTTGTGAATATCAGAAAACACATGGTGACTTCTTCAAACCGGCTAAGCTTCTTGAGAAGCTGGTTAAAGAAGGAAAAGGTTTTGTAGATCTGTAAGCGACACAAATCATTAGAAAAGCCCCGCATATTGCGGGGTTTTTTTTAGGTTGATGTTTGTTCTTTCCGATAGGTTCGAAGCATGTAAATTGCAGGGACAAGGGCAAGTGCAAACACGGTTGCGGTGATCATAAAGACATCCTGAAAAGTGTGGGTCATGATTTCAACTGTTTGGCCCTGATTAAGTGGTCCGCTGGCATTTATCTTGGCTTCGGCCACATAACCGTTTGTTTTGGCAGTGATCAAAATTGCGGTGAGATTAACCCCGATGGAGCCGCCGACCATCCGCACAAAATTAAGCGATCCTGAAGCTTGCGTCACTCGGTTGGGAGGAACGGATGAAAGGCCAAAGGTGCTGTAGGATGGCATAACAAAACCAAGGCCAACACGTCCCACAATAATCCAACCCGCCAGATAGAGATAATCCGTGTTTTGTTCCGAATAGCTCAGGATAAAAGTTGAGACGATAAAGAGAACTTGACCAAAAAGGATCAGTCGATGGGCAGGCATGATGTCAATCAAACGTCCAACGACGGGAAATACGATGACCATCAACAGGCCAGCGGGGAAAAGGACCATTCCAGCGTCTGTAGCCGACGCCCCTTGAACAGTTCGGGCAAATAAGGGAATGGCATAAAAACTGGAAAACAGCCCCGCACTTGTGAAAACACCAATCATCGTGGCGGAAGAAAACTTTAGGTTCTTAAAAAGCCTGAGATCCACAAGAGGATTTGCGCTTGTCCAGTCGCGCCGGAAGAACAAAGTAAACCCGATACAGGCGATTAAGAAGTAAGGATAAACTTTTATGCTGGTTACTGAATTAAATTGCGTATTGGTAAAGGCCGTAAGCAATGCTGCCACTGAAAGTGCGATCAGTATAAAACTCAGCATATTGAAACGTACTTTCTCACGCTCCCCAGATCGGTTGGGCAGGAATACAAACCCGAGAAGAGCGGAAAGCAGGGCGAGGGGGATCACCAAGGAAAAAGTAGTATGCCAATCCATGCTGTCAGTAACGATCCCGCCAATAACCGGACCAAAGGCGGGGCCTATCACAACACCCATTCCGAACAGACCCATGGCTCGTCCCCGCATATTTGCAGGAAAGAGAAGAAAAATAAGGGACATGGATAGAGGTTGCAGGATACCCGCGCCTGCACCTTGAAGAAGTCGCGCGATAACAAGAATGGGAAAATTAAAAGATTGCCAACCGAGCAAACTGCCAACCACGAAAACACCAATAGCAATAAGAAAGGTCGCCCGCGTGCCAAACTGGCTTACCAGCCAGGCAGTTGCCAGCATGGCAATGCTACTGGCGCATAGAAAACCTGTTGAAAGCCACTGCGCGTCACCTTGCGAAATTCCAAAGGTTGCCATTACATCTGTCAGGGCCACATTGACCATCGTCGATGAAAAAATGGTAGTCAAGAGGCCCAGAACAACAGCACCACCAGCCATCCATTTATACGCTTCGCCATATCTAGCCTGCAAATATTCATTTCGGGATTGGCCGGATGCATCGCTCATTATTCGCTGCCAAATTCTTTCCTAAGTGCCGCATTATGTTCGCCCAAGGCGGGAATTGGGCCGTAACTTTCCTCATCACCTGCAAATCTAATCGGTGAGGAGATGAGGCTGACAGGTCCATTTTCAGATTGGACCTCCGTTCGTTCCAATTGTGGATGGTCGATAAGATCAGCAACTGTGTTTAGAGACCCAAAGGCAATGCGAGCCTTTAAAAGCTTATCTGTCAGGACATTTCTTTCTTGCGTTGCGAATATATCCAGAATTTCCTGACGAAGCTGTTCCCGGTTAGCAACCCGAAGCTCATTATTGGCATAATCTGGATGGTCTACAAAATCAGGACGATCCAGAACCTGTTCACACAAGTTTTTCCATTCGGTCTGATTTTGAATGGAGATCACGATTTCACCGCCATCTTTTGCCGTGAAGGCCTCATAAGGAGCAATTGAAGGATGACTTAACCCACCACGTCCCGGCGCCTTGCCACCATATTGCTGATGGAGAAGAGGGACCGTCATCCAATCTGCCATCCCGGCAAATAATGTGGATTTAATGGATTTGCCTTTTCCGGTCGTCTTCCTCTCATAAAGGGCTTCCAATACAGCAACAAGGCCATGCATACCCGCTGCAATATCACAAACTGAGACACCAACCCTTCCGGGTTCCTGCGGTGACCCAGTCACCATGGCTAGACCTGTTTCAGATTGAACCAGCATGTCGTAGGCCTTCATTTTGGCAAATGGTCCATCTTCACCATATCCGGAAATATCAACTGTAATCAGTCTTTTATTGGTAGCGCGTAGGTTCTCACTGTCCAAATCGTATTTGTCCACTACATTAGGGGCAAGGTTTTGAATAAACACATCCGCTTTGCTAATAATTTTTTTCAGTAAAGCAAGATCTTCGTCCTTTTTTATATCCAATTGGAGGGATTCTTTGCCTCTGTTGAGCCAGACAAAATAGGCGCTTTGACCATTGACGACACTGTCGTAATAGCGTGCGAAATCGCCTTCGGGCCGTTCAATTTTGATTACGCGCGCACCGGCATCAGCAAGGCGCGAAGAAAGGTAAGGGGCCGCAACGGCCTGTTCCAGTGAGACCACAAGGATATCGTTCAAAGGTCGTGACATTATTGTTCTTTATTGGTTGAGGCAGGTATGAGACACTATTGTTTAATATGCGCCAGTATAACTGTTTTACTAAGCCCGTAATAAGAAAAAAGACTTTTGGTTTGGTAATTAATTGGCTCGATTGTTAAATGTAATCATTTTGTTAGGGATTTAGAACTTAATGTAGTTGAATAAATAAGGGCGGAAACAGTAATGATGTACAGAAAAGCTATGACATTAGTAGCGACCCTTGCTGCAATGCTAACCATATTCGTCCATGCCGAATATGCATTTTCAGCTGAACAAAGCACAACATATTGGACTGTTGACGAATATCTCTCCAATAACCCTTCACAGGTTGATTTATCTGAAAGTTTCGAAAAGAAAATTCAGAGCGCCGTTTCGGGTAAATCCAAAGTTACAACCCCAGTTAAGATCGTGATGGTATTACCTGGATTGCAGGTATCCGATTACTGGCGTCGCAGCATTACTTCAATGGAAGAACGGCTTAAAGAACATGGTGTTGACTATGTGCTGAAAACACATTTTACAAAGCCCGGTGATGTGTTCCGTGAACAGAGTAAAGTACTCATTCAGTATTTGAGTGAAGATCCTGATTATGTTGTTTTCACGCTTAATGCGGATCAACATAAAACGTTAATTAGTCAGCTTATCAGAAAACCAAAAATAAAGGTAATGCTGCAGAATATTACAACTCCCTTAAAAACTTTTGGCGCGAGGCAACCTTTTCTGTATGTGGGTTTTGACCACCGTATCGGGACTGAGCAGCTCGCGCAGGTTTATTTAAAGCGTTTTGGTGGAAAAGCGAAGTTTGCCATATTGTATGGAGAGAAGGGATATGTCAGTGAAATGCGATGCGGCGCCTTTGAGGATTTAATGAGAGCCCATCCGGAGATGATTCAACTGACAACTTACCATGTGGGTTTTAACCGTGAAAAAGCGTACCTTGCGACAAAAGATGTTTTAACTGCCCATCCTGATATAGATTTTGTTTTCAGTTGCTCAACAGATATTGCTTTTGGTGCGATAGATGCCATCAAAGAAGCAGGTAAGCAAGACAGGGTGATCACTAATGGCTGGGGGGGAGGATCCGCGGAGTTGCAGGCCATTGAAGATAAAGAACTAGCCTTTACTATTATGCGGATGAATGATGATAATGGCGTAGCGATGGCCGAGGCAATCGTCATGGACATTAACAAATTGGGTGAAAAGGTTCCCGTCATCTACTCAGGATCAATGGTCATCGTTGATCAAAAAACAAGTGTAAATCGTATTATGGAACTTAAAACGCGTGCCTTTAGATACTCAAAATGAGAAAGTAAAAAAGGGAATTAAACTCCAGCTCCTGCTGGCGGGAGGGTTGTTTAGTGTTCTGACGCTGGTGACGCTTGCCATTCTGGTTGTCACGTTTTTCAGTTCCAGCCTGGTTATAGATAACGAACGGCAGCAGATTTCAGGGAAAAGTGGTGCTATCGCTGATCTCGTCCTGGAAAAACGCATGGATGCCTCTCGACAGTTTGCTGATTTGATCGCGGAAGAAGTTGCGACCAAACAAGCTGACAATCTGGAAGAAATTTATAGCTATATTGAAGCGGCGTTCTATACCCAGAAAGAGGGGAGTGTCGATTATGTCGCGCTATTGACAGAGCACGGCGATATTGTTGAGGAAATTCATATTCAACTGAACCAATTTCCGTCCATCCGTGAGCAGATTTCCAAAATGCGGACAAGCAGGAATTTGTGGAATATCGCAATTGAGCCTGAAAATAATCGTAATACTGCACAAGTACTTGTCTACTACAAAACAGAACTTCTAAATAAAAGGACGGGTAAGGTGGATGGATACATCCTTTCCGGCCTTTTTCTGAATGACAATGTGACGCTTTTGGAGGAAATAAAGAAAAGGACGAATGCAGATTTTGTATCCTTGGTGGTTCAGGGGTTTGAAGTCAGTAAATTTGGCGAACCTAAAGACGGAATAAGTTATTCGTCGGGGGCTGCAAAAATTGTAGAAAATAATAAAGATGAACTTTTCTTTGCTCCTCGTATTTTAGAGGATGTATTCCCTGACAGTGGACTTGTCGTATTTGTCCACTATCACACCCTCGGATACCAACCTCTATCAAATCTTTATGTGGTTTCTGCCGCGCTCGGTTTTGTTGTCATCTTCATACTGTCCATATTTGCCTATTACATTGGGAAAAGTTTCATTGTTTCTCCGATCAAGCAACTTAGTAGTTATTCAAAAAGGCTGGAGAAAAGGGATAAACATGCGCCCACACCCAAGTTTGCGGCGGAAGAGTTTAATGACCTGACCAATAACTTGAAGAGTGTTTTCACTAATTTTATCGAAAGCGAGAAGAGATTTCAGGATTTCGCCAGTGTCACCTCAAACTCCATGTGGGAGACCGACTCTGAGCATAGGTATACCTTTATTTCACGGGATAAGAATGCCTCACAACCAACCCGGTATGGATCGCTGGTCGGATTAAGGCGATGGGAAGTGGAAGGTGTAGATTTCGACTATTCAGATTGGGAAGCACATAAAGTTGAAATCAGAGATAGAAAACATTTCCGGAATTTCATTTTCAGGCGCGTAAATCCTGTTGGTGAAATGGAATATTGGAGCTGTTCCGGTAAACCGATAATCAACGAAAGGGGTGACTTCCTAGGGTATAGAGGGACATCCACAAATATCACCGCAGAGTATCTGGCGCAGGAGGAAGCTGAACGTATTCAGGAACAGCTTCGTCAATCTCAAAAGTTGGAGGTTGTTGGGCAGCTAACCGGCGGTATCGCCCATGATTTTAATAACCTTCTTGCCGTGGTTATTGGTAATCTGGAGCTTGCTCTTGAAAATGAAAGCCTGAATGCAAGCACAAAGAAACTTCTCAACGATGCGTTTCGTGGGGCAGAAAGAGGTGCCTCTCTTACGCATCAGCTGTTGGCCTATTCCAGGCAACAAACCCTAACACCATCCGTTGTAAAGCCAGATAATATTGTCAGTGGCATGTACAGCTTATTTACCCGTGCTGTTGGGGAAAGTATTTCTCTCAAGACGTTTCTGGAGAATAAATGGTCTGTGTATATTGACCCTAACGAGCTTGAAAATGCATTGATGAACCTTCTTGTGAACGCCCGGGACGCAATGCCCGAGGGAGGTGACATTTCCATCGAGAGCTTTGATGTCGCCATCGAAAAGGATTTTCATGCTACAGGGAGTGATATCGAAGCTGGTGAATATGTTTGTATAGTGGTAACGGACAGTGGTTCTGGGATGAGCAAAGAAATTCAGGAACGAATTTTTGAGCCGTTCTTCACAACAAAAGAGGTTGGAAAAGGTAGTGGCCTTGGCCTGAGTATGGTGTTTGGTTTCGCTAAACAGTCTGGTGGTCACATCAGCATTTATAGCGAAGAAGGAGTTGGCACCAGTATTAAACTCTACTTGCCAAGGGCCCTGCAGGAAGAAGAGAAAGCCACTAAATCAAGGGATGTAATTAGATTTGGGAATGGCGAAACTGTTCTGGTCATTGAAGATGATGTGAAAGTCGCAGAAATGATTTCCAAACAGCTTCGGTCGATCGGATATGTACCTGATGTCTATGTGGATTCGGAAGCTGGAATTCTGGCGCTCGAGAAAGATCAAGCGGACATTCTGCTCGTCGATGTCATTATGCCTGGAAGATTCTCCGGGTTTGATGTTGTGGAGCATGTGAAAGATAGATATCCGGGTCTTCCTTATGTTTTGATGTCGGGTTTTACAGGGAATAACCTGCCGACGGGTCAAAAGGACAAGGTGGTCATAGAGAACATCCTCATGAAGCCATTTAGTAAAGTTCAGTTATCAGAAGCACTATACGTAGCGCGAATGCAAAACCCTGTATTGAAAAAGGCGAACCTGTAAAGGTTCGCCTCTTTTTTTATCAGATGCTGTAACCAGCCTTGGTAATTGGGAGTTGTCTTAACCGGTCTCCATTGGCTTGAAATATGGCGTTCGTAACCGCCGCCGCGATGGGAGGCGTCCCTGGTTCTCCCACACCGCCCATGGGTCTTCCAGACGGGGCAAGTTCAACAATGATCTCAGGGCAAGTTTCCATAGTCACCATCTGGTAGTCAGGGAAATTGCCTTGGACGACTTTTCCGCCATCCAGATTGATATCACCATATAGGGCAGCCGTTAGGCCAAATATGATGCCACTTTCCATCTGCGCGATGACCGTATCCGGGTTCACAATAGTACCGCAATCTACAACGCAATATACCTTGTCAACTGACAGGTTCTTGTCGGCATCCACCGAAACTTCAGCTACCTGACCCACGATACTGCCAAAGGATTCATGCAAGGAAACACCGCGGCCCTTACCTTTACCAAGCGGGGATGACCAATTGCTGAGTTTTGCAAGTTTTTGTAAAACGTCACTGAAATCCTTGTGATCTGACAGATGTTTCATTCTGAAGTCAATGGGATCAGCGCCCGTTTTGGCAGCCAGTTCGTCCATAAAACTTTCCGTAAAGAAAGCGTTATATGAATGGCCAACGCTACGCCAGTATCCGACAGGAACAGGAGTAGGGGACGGGAAATGCTCAACCAGCTTGTTCGCAAACTGATAGGGCATGTCTGCCGAGCCTTCAGCCGTCGTATTGTCCGGCATGTCAGAGCCCGCCCATGGAAGCAGACGTTGTGTAAATTGACGGGTGATTGAGGGGCTGGCGATCTGATTGTGAAATGCGTCGATCTGGCCATCTTTACCAAGGGCGGCAGAGAATTTTGACAGAGCAGCCGGTCGATACATGTCATGCTGCATATCCTGTTCTCTGGTCCAAATGAGTTTTACAGGCTTATCTTTGTATTCCTTTGCAATCTTCACTGCCATGACAAGGAAATCGACTTCTGCACGGCGGCCAAATCCACCACCCAGATAAGTGGTGTTTACTTTCACATTTTCTGCAGGAACATCAGCGGCTTGTTCAGCCAGCCATGCGGCCAAAGTTGCGGATTGATGTGCAACCCAGACTTCAACACTGTCATCACCAACTTTCGCTGTACAGTTCATCGGTTCCATTGTGGCATGTGCAAGGAAGGGCACTTTATATTCTGCTTGAAGTTTGTCGCCGCTGTTTTCAAGGGCAGTGATGGTATCACCTTCATCCACATAACTACGACCATCCCCGGCTGCGATATTTTTTTCAAACATGCCGTAGATATTGTCCATGTCGAGGCTGCCATTGCCACCGTCATCAAAGGTGACTTCAATTTCTTCCACCGCCATTTTTGCACGCCAGAAGCTGTCTGCGATAACAGCCACAGCATTGTCGAGCTTAACTGTTTTCAGAACACCTGGCATTTTCTTTGCTGCGGTGTCATCCCAGCTTTTGACAGTTCCCCCAAATACAGGGGCAATTCTGACAGCCGCGAAACCCATGTCCGGTAAAACAACGTCAACGCCAAATCCGGCACTCCCATCCACCTTAGATGGCAGATCCAGTCGTTTCTGGCTTTTACCGATGATTTTCCAGTCTTTAGGATCTTTAAGAGGGATATCCCGATCCAGTTTGATTTTCGAAGCATCTTCCACAAGTTCAGCATAAGTAGCTGATTTGTCGCCAGATCTGGTTTTGATTTCCCCATTTACGGCAACACATTGATCTGCAGATATTCCCCATTTTGTGGCGGCAGCTTGGATAAGCATTTCACGGGCAGTGGCACCCGCGTGACGCATCGGCTCCCAGAAGTTTCGAACACTCGTACTTCCACCGGTAACTTGCAAGCCAAGCATTTCGCCAACATTTCTCATCAGCCACGCACCTGCAGTGGCTTCCCCTTTATGGTGACCATCTGAGAAGGGTAAGCTATCCATGACAGCAACGACGTTGGCGTATTTTGGATCAACCGGTGCAGCCTCTGGCGTTACTTTATCTAAATCGACTTCAAGCTCTTCAGCAACGAGCATTGAAAGGGCGGTGTAAATTCCCTGTCCCATTTCTGCCTGGGAAATGGCAACGGTGATCTTTCCGTCGGTATTTATTTTTACCCAAGCATTTAACGGATATTCGCCTGCTGCGGCTGTTTTCTCAAAAACTGAAACGCCATCATCACCGCCCAGAGCATAAGCGACAGCTATACCGCCACCAACAAGCCCACCTGCGATCAGGAAGTTTCTGCGTGTCATCATTTTTGGCATGATATCAGGCTCCTGTCTGGATTTTTACGGCTTCGTGGATGGCTTTACGGATACGGGGGTACGTACCGCAGCGACAGATATTCGTGATAGAGGCATCTATATCTTCATCTGTCGGATTTGGATTTTCCTCCAACAACGCGCTCACAGCCATGATCATGCCAGATTGACAATAGCCACATTGAGGTACCTGTTCTTGAAGCCATGCCATTTGAACGGCGGATTGTTTTTCTTGTCCAATCCCTTCGATAGTTGTTATGTCTTTGCCGGCTGCTTCCTCAAGCGTGTATGAACAGGAGCGTACAGCCTCACCATCCACATGAACCGTGCAAGCCCCGCATGCACCTACACCGCACCCAAATTTGGTGCCTGTCAACTTGACAGTATCTCTTAATACCCACAGAAGAGGGGTATCCGCCTCCGCGTCAACACTCGTTGGTTGACCATTTATGTTGAGATTTATCATTATCTTGTGTCCCGGCAAAATTAAATGACCACTGGTCATTATAATGTTGGAATTCATCCAAACAAGTCAATATAATAATTTGGTGATAATTGGCTTTTAATCAGATTACCTATTAGATAGATATAGCGTGTTGCTTCTTCTAGGGCGTAGTAATTGATGAATAAAGTGTTGGGAAAACGGGCTGTAAGCGAGCAGCAAAAAGGTGTGCGCCGGGAAAGTGTACTGTCGGCTGCAAGGCGCCTTTTTATAGATGCA
Encoded proteins:
- a CDS encoding ATP-binding protein, producing MFSVLTLVTLAILVVTFFSSSLVIDNERQQISGKSGAIADLVLEKRMDASRQFADLIAEEVATKQADNLEEIYSYIEAAFYTQKEGSVDYVALLTEHGDIVEEIHIQLNQFPSIREQISKMRTSRNLWNIAIEPENNRNTAQVLVYYKTELLNKRTGKVDGYILSGLFLNDNVTLLEEIKKRTNADFVSLVVQGFEVSKFGEPKDGISYSSGAAKIVENNKDELFFAPRILEDVFPDSGLVVFVHYHTLGYQPLSNLYVVSAALGFVVIFILSIFAYYIGKSFIVSPIKQLSSYSKRLEKRDKHAPTPKFAAEEFNDLTNNLKSVFTNFIESEKRFQDFASVTSNSMWETDSEHRYTFISRDKNASQPTRYGSLVGLRRWEVEGVDFDYSDWEAHKVEIRDRKHFRNFIFRRVNPVGEMEYWSCSGKPIINERGDFLGYRGTSTNITAEYLAQEEAERIQEQLRQSQKLEVVGQLTGGIAHDFNNLLAVVIGNLELALENESLNASTKKLLNDAFRGAERGASLTHQLLAYSRQQTLTPSVVKPDNIVSGMYSLFTRAVGESISLKTFLENKWSVYIDPNELENALMNLLVNARDAMPEGGDISIESFDVAIEKDFHATGSDIEAGEYVCIVVTDSGSGMSKEIQERIFEPFFTTKEVGKGSGLGLSMVFGFAKQSGGHISIYSEEGVGTSIKLYLPRALQEEEKATKSRDVIRFGNGETVLVIEDDVKVAEMISKQLRSIGYVPDVYVDSEAGILALEKDQADILLVDVIMPGRFSGFDVVEHVKDRYPGLPYVLMSGFTGNNLPTGQKDKVVIENILMKPFSKVQLSEALYVARMQNPVLKKANL
- a CDS encoding xanthine dehydrogenase family protein molybdopterin-binding subunit, which produces MPKMMTRRNFLIAGGLVGGGIAVAYALGGDDGVSVFEKTAAAGEYPLNAWVKINTDGKITVAISQAEMGQGIYTALSMLVAEELEVDLDKVTPEAAPVDPKYANVVAVMDSLPFSDGHHKGEATAGAWLMRNVGEMLGLQVTGGSTSVRNFWEPMRHAGATAREMLIQAAATKWGISADQCVAVNGEIKTRSGDKSATYAELVEDASKIKLDRDIPLKDPKDWKIIGKSQKRLDLPSKVDGSAGFGVDVVLPDMGFAAVRIAPVFGGTVKSWDDTAAKKMPGVLKTVKLDNAVAVIADSFWRAKMAVEEIEVTFDDGGNGSLDMDNIYGMFEKNIAAGDGRSYVDEGDTITALENSGDKLQAEYKVPFLAHATMEPMNCTAKVGDDSVEVWVAHQSATLAAWLAEQAADVPAENVKVNTTYLGGGFGRRAEVDFLVMAVKIAKEYKDKPVKLIWTREQDMQHDMYRPAALSKFSAALGKDGQIDAFHNQIASPSITRQFTQRLLPWAGSDMPDNTTAEGSADMPYQFANKLVEHFPSPTPVPVGYWRSVGHSYNAFFTESFMDELAAKTGADPIDFRMKHLSDHKDFSDVLQKLAKLSNWSSPLGKGKGRGVSLHESFGSIVGQVAEVSVDADKNLSVDKVYCVVDCGTIVNPDTVIAQMESGIIFGLTAALYGDINLDGGKVVQGNFPDYQMVTMETCPEIIVELAPSGRPMGGVGEPGTPPIAAAVTNAIFQANGDRLRQLPITKAGYSI
- a CDS encoding (2Fe-2S)-binding protein, whose product is MINLNINGQPTSVDAEADTPLLWVLRDTVKLTGTKFGCGVGACGACTVHVDGEAVRSCSYTLEEAAGKDITTIEGIGQEKQSAVQMAWLQEQVPQCGYCQSGMIMAVSALLEENPNPTDEDIDASITNICRCGTYPRIRKAIHEAVKIQTGA